Proteins co-encoded in one Alphaproteobacteria bacterium PA2 genomic window:
- the thiE gene encoding thiamine phosphate synthase — translation MSLPDCRLYLITPPRLDDLAGFADLLAQTLDAGDVAALQIRLKDASDEVIGAAVAALSPVAQARGVAVLLNDRPDLAARLGCDGVHVGQSDMSCREARRLMGPDRMVGVTCHDSRHLAMEAAEAGADYVAFGAFFPTTTKEAPTRAEPDILRIWQEVMEIPCVAIGGVAVDNAAGLAAAGADFLAVSAGVWAHPEGPAAAVRGLNAAIAEGLAQRVDPAALP, via the coding sequence ATGTCACTTCCTGATTGCCGCCTGTATCTGATCACCCCGCCCCGGCTGGACGACCTGGCCGGGTTTGCCGACCTGCTGGCCCAGACCCTGGACGCCGGCGATGTGGCCGCATTGCAGATCCGGCTGAAGGACGCTTCTGACGAGGTGATCGGCGCAGCCGTGGCGGCTCTCAGTCCCGTGGCCCAGGCCCGGGGCGTGGCGGTCCTCCTCAATGACAGGCCCGACCTGGCGGCCCGGCTGGGCTGCGATGGCGTCCATGTGGGGCAGTCCGACATGTCCTGCCGGGAGGCCCGCCGACTGATGGGCCCGGACCGCATGGTGGGCGTCACCTGTCATGACAGCCGGCATCTGGCCATGGAGGCCGCAGAAGCCGGGGCGGACTATGTGGCCTTCGGCGCCTTCTTTCCCACGACGACCAAGGAAGCGCCTACCCGGGCCGAGCCGGACATACTTCGCATCTGGCAGGAGGTCATGGAGATCCCCTGCGTGGCCATTGGCGGGGTGGCGGTCGACAATGCGGCAGGACTGGCTGCCGCGGGAGCCGATTTCCTCGCTGTCTCCGCCGGGGTCTGGGCCCATCCGGAAGGCCCGGCAGCCGCCGTTCGCGGCCTCAACGCAGCCATCGCCGAGGGCCTTGCACAGAGGGTTGATCCGGCCGCCTTGCCTTAG
- a CDS encoding glucan biosynthesis glucosyltransferase H: MDALSNHSIGVMEEAFGQAEAESRTWMPSPAPLDMPRQSFETSLGDFRPSTSPGNIALRRTVIFASTLVLAFLAFLTPAKIYAEDGFSTLEILALALFGALTIPISCWFVSALAGFILQRVRGTHDDLDFRPVARRPQTRTALLMPLYNEDASAAFGRLSGIERSLARLDAASAFDIFVLSDSTQEDAAAAEWAAFQSFRVTSHCRAFYRRRDKNTERKAGNIADWVQNHGAAYETMVILDADSTMSGETLMHLVDAMERKPDIGLIQTTPSIVAGETLYQRTQQFGVRLYGRVAGAGLAWWSGSESSYWGHNAIVRTAAFAQCCGLPVLPGRKPFGGHVMSHDVVEASLLRRAGWGVHLTAALGGTYEESPPSLQAFMSRDRRWCQGNMQHLQLLTAPGLTPMSRLQMVIGVMAYWASPLWFMSLLTALMIQFQTAPKLEEIATLGGWRTIVLPRHDGYALIWMTALTWLLLFGPKLLGSILVMSRENERAAFGGSASIIKGAALEMFMSMVMAPIMMVSHTRMLIEIFSGKDSGWRPQQREADRITWAEACRFHAWELRAGMVFAAALLARPDLSLVFSPIVLPLLIAPALSMLTSRPEVGQFLRYRGFLLTPEELGFEVGQPRARRQAFTPVAVPASGGLEERPVTLDLEAA, encoded by the coding sequence ATGGACGCGTTGAGCAACCATAGCATTGGCGTGATGGAAGAGGCCTTCGGTCAGGCCGAGGCTGAATCACGTACCTGGATGCCCAGCCCGGCGCCCCTCGACATGCCGCGCCAGTCCTTTGAAACCTCCCTCGGCGACTTCCGGCCCAGCACCAGCCCGGGAAACATCGCCCTGCGCCGCACGGTGATCTTCGCCTCTACCCTGGTCCTGGCCTTTCTGGCCTTCCTGACGCCGGCCAAGATCTATGCCGAAGACGGGTTCAGCACCCTGGAAATCCTGGCCCTGGCCCTGTTTGGCGCCCTGACCATTCCGATCTCCTGCTGGTTTGTCAGCGCCCTGGCGGGTTTCATCCTGCAGCGCGTCCGCGGAACCCATGATGACCTGGATTTCCGTCCAGTCGCCCGCCGCCCCCAGACCCGCACCGCCCTTCTCATGCCCCTCTATAACGAAGACGCCTCGGCGGCCTTTGGACGTCTGAGCGGTATTGAGCGGTCCCTGGCCAGGCTCGACGCCGCCAGCGCCTTCGACATTTTCGTCCTCTCGGACTCCACCCAGGAGGACGCCGCAGCTGCAGAGTGGGCCGCCTTCCAGTCCTTCCGGGTGACCTCGCACTGCCGGGCCTTCTATCGCCGCCGAGACAAGAACACCGAGCGCAAGGCCGGCAATATCGCCGACTGGGTGCAAAACCACGGCGCGGCCTACGAAACCATGGTCATTCTCGACGCCGACAGCACCATGTCCGGCGAGACCCTGATGCATCTGGTGGACGCCATGGAGCGCAAGCCGGATATCGGCCTGATCCAGACCACGCCGTCCATCGTTGCGGGCGAGACCCTCTATCAGCGCACCCAGCAGTTCGGCGTGCGGCTCTATGGCCGGGTCGCCGGCGCCGGTCTGGCCTGGTGGTCGGGCTCTGAGTCCAGCTATTGGGGCCACAACGCCATTGTCCGCACCGCGGCCTTCGCCCAGTGCTGCGGCCTGCCGGTCCTGCCGGGACGCAAGCCCTTCGGCGGCCATGTGATGAGCCATGACGTGGTGGAGGCCTCCCTCCTGCGCCGCGCCGGTTGGGGTGTTCACTTGACCGCAGCCCTCGGCGGAACCTATGAGGAATCCCCGCCATCCCTGCAGGCCTTCATGTCCAGGGACCGCCGGTGGTGCCAGGGCAACATGCAGCACCTGCAACTGCTGACCGCGCCGGGCCTGACGCCCATGAGCCGGCTTCAGATGGTGATTGGCGTCATGGCCTACTGGGCCTCGCCCCTCTGGTTCATGTCCCTGCTGACCGCCCTGATGATCCAGTTCCAGACGGCCCCCAAGCTGGAAGAAATCGCCACCCTCGGCGGCTGGCGGACCATCGTCCTGCCCCGCCATGACGGTTATGCCCTGATCTGGATGACCGCCCTGACCTGGCTCCTGCTGTTTGGTCCCAAACTGCTCGGCTCCATCCTGGTCATGTCCCGCGAGAACGAGCGCGCGGCCTTCGGCGGCTCGGCCTCGATCATCAAGGGCGCGGCCCTGGAAATGTTCATGTCCATGGTCATGGCGCCGATCATGATGGTCAGCCACACCCGCATGCTGATCGAGATCTTTAGCGGCAAGGACTCCGGCTGGCGTCCCCAGCAGCGCGAGGCCGACAGGATCACCTGGGCGGAAGCCTGCCGGTTCCACGCCTGGGAGCTGCGCGCCGGAATGGTCTTCGCGGCGGCCCTGCTGGCCCGTCCGGACCTAAGCCTGGTCTTTTCGCCCATCGTCCTGCCCCTGCTGATTGCGCCGGCCCTCTCCATGCTGACTTCTCGTCCTGAGGTCGGCCAGTTCCTGCGCTATCGCGGCTTCCTGCTGACGCCCGAGGAGCTGGGCTTTGAAGTCGGCCAGCCCCGCGCCCGCCGGCAGGCCTTCACGCCGGTCGCCGTCCCGGCTTCGGGCGGACTTGAAGAGCGTCCTGTCACCCTGGATCTTGAAGCCGCCTAG
- a CDS encoding acetyltransferase: MSTPPANRRADIDWIRVAAFGLLILYHVGLVYAPWDWHVHSRYTFEPLRYAALVTNPWRLTLLFFVSGVALRFMSRRRAPGEVLKARLARLAPPFFFGVLVLVPPQSWIEAMDKGSWNQGLWAWWLSEFSPAGFADGIPLNHIWFVLYISVYSLIIVGLLALPRLQAGLEAAFIRVFSGWRLLVIPIIYLAVARQLLFARFGLSNHLTADWYNHAASFGVFLLGFQLALRDEVWANFERLRWLFLATAVSALPALIVLEADPNAMTEHGGLLKNLVFAIDQWATIGAILGFASLHIRNSDGPLLRYLTDAVFPCYLAHQTLLVVAIWVLKPMQLPVAAEAFLFLTFTLGGSLLVYEIVRRIGPIRPLWGLKPFSQVKGAS, encoded by the coding sequence GTGTCCACGCCGCCTGCAAACCGCCGCGCTGATATAGACTGGATCCGGGTGGCCGCTTTTGGCCTCCTGATCCTTTATCATGTGGGTCTGGTCTATGCGCCCTGGGACTGGCACGTCCACAGTCGTTACACCTTCGAGCCCCTGCGCTATGCCGCCCTGGTCACCAATCCCTGGCGCCTGACCCTTCTGTTCTTTGTGTCCGGCGTCGCCCTGCGCTTCATGAGCCGACGCCGCGCCCCCGGTGAGGTGCTCAAGGCCCGGCTGGCCCGGCTGGCGCCGCCCTTCTTCTTCGGCGTTCTGGTGCTGGTGCCGCCACAGTCGTGGATCGAGGCCATGGACAAGGGCAGCTGGAACCAGGGCCTCTGGGCCTGGTGGCTGTCGGAGTTCAGCCCCGCTGGATTTGCCGATGGCATTCCCCTGAACCACATCTGGTTCGTCCTCTACATCTCTGTCTACAGCCTGATCATTGTCGGCCTCCTGGCCCTGCCAAGACTGCAGGCGGGGCTTGAGGCGGCCTTCATCCGGGTGTTCAGCGGCTGGAGGCTCCTGGTGATCCCGATCATCTACCTGGCCGTGGCCCGCCAGCTGCTGTTTGCAAGGTTCGGTCTCTCAAATCACCTGACCGCAGACTGGTACAATCACGCCGCCTCCTTCGGTGTCTTCCTGCTGGGTTTCCAACTGGCCCTGCGTGACGAAGTCTGGGCGAACTTCGAGCGACTTCGCTGGTTGTTTCTGGCGACGGCCGTCAGCGCCCTTCCTGCTCTCATCGTCCTGGAAGCCGATCCCAACGCCATGACCGAGCATGGGGGCCTGCTGAAGAACCTGGTCTTCGCCATTGATCAGTGGGCGACCATCGGCGCCATTCTTGGCTTCGCGAGCCTTCACATCCGCAATTCGGACGGGCCCCTGCTGCGCTATCTCACCGATGCGGTCTTTCCCTGTTATCTGGCGCACCAGACCCTGCTGGTCGTCGCGATCTGGGTGCTCAAGCCCATGCAATTGCCGGTGGCGGCTGAAGCCTTCCTGTTCCTGACCTTCACCCTTGGCGGCAGCTTGCTGGTCTATGAGATCGTGCGGCGCATCGGCCCGATCAGGCCTCTCTGGGGTCTGAAGCCCTTCTCCCAGGTCAAGGGAGCCTCGTAG
- a CDS encoding glycerol-3-phosphate dehydrogenase gives MADTPKAPAREGSLDAPFRHPIAWQDEAYYDLAAVEKEMERQFDICHTCRRCFNLCDSFPRLFDLIDESKTGELDSVAKSDYAKVDEACTLCDMCFLTKCPYVPPHEFDIDIPHLILRYRAAKRRAGERDFVRDQLGQTDRNGKMAKPVAKIANWATARKNTPLRKLLEAIAEIDAEVELPKYHSKTATDLLPTPIAPDPAGPAFGQRKVALYATCFVDYNTPDTAVAAARVLAKQGVEAKLVYPECCGMPQLESGDLSDVAGRAKRVAAAFAPYIEQGYEVAALTASCGLMMKFEWPLLLPEDEQVRALSAATRDICEYVVDLSKSVGLAPGLSPVEGGVTVHHACHARAQNMGARSADMLRLIPDTKVEVVERCSGHGGTFGVMKDTYPLALKVGKPAARQVAQKGSAELCSDCPLACKHLGQMLIAETGPNLTPRQSHPIEILARAYGVF, from the coding sequence ATGGCCGACACCCCCAAAGCGCCCGCGCGCGAGGGCAGCCTTGATGCGCCCTTCCGTCATCCCATCGCCTGGCAGGACGAGGCCTATTACGACCTCGCCGCCGTCGAGAAGGAGATGGAGCGCCAGTTCGACATCTGCCACACCTGCCGCCGGTGCTTTAACCTGTGCGACAGCTTCCCCCGGCTCTTCGACCTGATCGATGAGTCCAAGACCGGTGAACTCGACAGCGTCGCCAAGTCTGACTACGCCAAGGTCGATGAGGCCTGCACCCTGTGCGACATGTGCTTCCTCACCAAGTGCCCCTATGTGCCGCCGCACGAATTTGACATCGACATTCCCCACCTGATCCTGCGCTACCGGGCCGCCAAGCGCCGGGCTGGAGAGCGCGATTTTGTCCGCGACCAGCTGGGTCAGACCGACCGCAATGGCAAGATGGCCAAGCCGGTGGCGAAGATCGCCAACTGGGCCACGGCCCGCAAGAACACCCCCCTGCGCAAGCTGCTGGAGGCGATCGCAGAGATCGACGCCGAGGTCGAGCTGCCCAAGTATCACTCCAAGACCGCGACAGACCTGCTGCCGACGCCGATCGCCCCTGATCCGGCGGGCCCGGCCTTCGGTCAGCGCAAGGTCGCCCTCTACGCCACCTGTTTCGTCGACTACAACACCCCCGACACGGCGGTCGCCGCCGCCCGTGTCCTGGCCAAGCAGGGGGTCGAGGCCAAGCTGGTCTATCCGGAATGCTGCGGCATGCCCCAGCTGGAATCCGGCGACCTCAGCGATGTAGCCGGTCGTGCGAAACGGGTCGCCGCCGCCTTCGCCCCCTATATCGAGCAGGGTTACGAAGTGGCCGCCCTGACCGCCTCCTGCGGCCTGATGATGAAGTTCGAATGGCCCCTGCTGCTGCCCGAGGATGAGCAGGTCCGCGCGCTCTCTGCCGCCACCCGCGACATCTGTGAATATGTGGTCGACCTGTCAAAGTCGGTCGGCCTGGCGCCGGGCCTCTCTCCGGTCGAGGGCGGCGTCACGGTCCACCACGCCTGTCACGCCCGGGCCCAGAATATGGGCGCCCGGTCGGCCGACATGCTGCGCCTGATCCCCGACACCAAGGTCGAGGTGGTCGAGCGGTGCTCCGGCCACGGCGGCACCTTCGGCGTCATGAAGGACACCTATCCCCTGGCGCTGAAGGTCGGAAAGCCCGCCGCAAGGCAGGTGGCCCAGAAGGGCTCGGCCGAGCTGTGCTCGGACTGTCCTCTGGCCTGCAAACACCTGGGACAGATGCTGATCGCCGAGACCGGCCCCAATCTCACCCCCCGTCAGTCCCACCCCATCGAAATCCTGGCCCGCGCCTACGGAGTTTTCTGA